Proteins encoded together in one Mannheimia haemolytica window:
- the oppC gene encoding Oligopeptide transport system permease protein oppC yields MQNSSKNQPLVEVTSTIQGRSLWQDARRRFFRNKAAVASLIILCCIILFITFAPMLMPFSYEDTDWNMMGIAPDFESQHYFGTDSSGRDLLVRVAIGGRISLMVGIAGALIAVLIGTIYGAISGYFGGKVDMVMMRFLEILSSFPFMFFVILLVTFFGQNIFLIFIAIGMVAWLNLARIVRGQTLSLKNKEFVEAAIVCGVSRRQIIWRHIVPNVLGLVVVYASLEVPSLILFESFLSFLGLGTQEPMSSWGALLSDGAAQMETSPWLLAFPAFFLCLTLFCFNFIGDGLRDALDPKDK; encoded by the coding sequence ATGCAAAATTCTTCAAAAAATCAACCGCTTGTTGAGGTTACCTCAACCATTCAAGGACGAAGTTTATGGCAAGATGCTCGCCGCCGTTTTTTCCGAAATAAGGCGGCTGTGGCAAGTTTGATTATTCTTTGTTGTATTATTCTTTTTATTACCTTTGCCCCAATGCTAATGCCGTTTAGCTATGAAGATACCGATTGGAATATGATGGGGATTGCTCCGGATTTTGAATCTCAACACTATTTCGGTACTGACTCTTCTGGGCGCGACTTATTGGTTCGAGTTGCAATCGGTGGACGCATTTCGTTAATGGTAGGGATTGCCGGTGCATTAATTGCGGTGCTTATCGGCACCATTTATGGGGCAATTTCCGGCTATTTCGGCGGCAAAGTCGATATGGTAATGATGCGTTTTCTGGAAATTTTAAGCTCATTCCCATTTATGTTCTTCGTAATTTTGCTGGTTACGTTCTTCGGGCAGAACATTTTCCTGATTTTCATTGCAATCGGTATGGTAGCGTGGCTGAACCTTGCCCGTATTGTGCGTGGTCAAACTCTTTCACTTAAAAATAAAGAGTTTGTGGAAGCAGCGATTGTGTGTGGAGTTTCCCGCCGTCAAATTATTTGGCGACACATTGTGCCTAACGTTTTAGGCTTAGTGGTAGTTTATGCCTCCCTTGAAGTGCCGTCTCTGATTTTGTTTGAATCGTTCTTAAGTTTCTTAGGGCTTGGTACACAAGAGCCGATGAGCAGTTGGGGGGCATTATTAAGCGACGGAGCGGCACAAATGGAAACCTCGCCTTGGCTACTGGCTTTCCCTGCCTTTTTCTTATGTTTAACACTGTTTTGTTTTAATTTTATTGGTGATGGCTTGCGTGATGCCCTCGATCCAAAAGATAAATAG
- the rep gene encoding ATP-dependent DNA helicase rep → MKLNSQQQQAVEYTQGACLVLAGAGSGKTRVIINKIAHLIAHCGYSPKQIAAVTFTNKAAREMRERVAHSIGKENSKGLTISTFHTLGFEILKREYKLLGFKSGMTLFDEQDQIALLKHLLPENVAEDKDLLKALIATISNWKNDLLSPEMVISRVRDERERVFSHFYQLYQNQLKAYNALDFDDLIMLPVLLFRQFPEAKSRWQQKIRYLLVDEYQDTNTSQYELIKLIVGNEPNFTVVGDDDQSIYSWRGAKPENMQRLREDFDLQVIKLEQNYRSSQRILHCANILIDNNDHLFSKRLFSELGQGEKLQVIEAKNEEHEAERIVGELIAHRFSKKTKYKDYAILYRGNHQSRLLEKLLMQNRIPYKISGGTSFFARAEIKDMMAYLRLVVNQDDDAAFLRIVNTPKREIGAATLEKLGILANEKQISLFEAIFDFELIQRLMPKPYQALQDFARWIVEIADQADRSDPIEAVKDLLAKIQYEAYLYEMAANPKVAEMQSRNVQTLFEWVQAMLEGDEIEPPMNLVQVVNRLTLRDMLERGEEDDEADQVQLMTLHASKGLEFPHVFLIGMEEGILPHQTSLDEDNVEEERRLAYVGITRAQQTLTFSLCKERRQYGEIIKPEPSRFLLELPQDDVVWESEKPRMTEQEKEAKSSANIANLMAMLKANKK, encoded by the coding sequence ATGAAACTCAACTCTCAACAACAACAAGCGGTGGAATACACTCAAGGGGCTTGTCTCGTGCTAGCAGGTGCCGGTTCGGGTAAGACTCGGGTGATTATTAATAAAATCGCACATTTAATTGCACATTGTGGCTATTCGCCAAAGCAGATTGCGGCGGTAACTTTTACCAATAAAGCCGCCCGTGAAATGCGTGAGCGGGTGGCACATTCTATTGGCAAAGAAAACAGCAAAGGCTTAACGATTTCAACCTTTCACACCCTTGGGTTTGAAATTTTAAAACGGGAATATAAATTACTCGGTTTTAAATCGGGTATGACCTTGTTTGATGAGCAGGATCAAATCGCCTTACTGAAACATTTATTGCCTGAAAATGTGGCGGAAGATAAAGATCTGCTGAAAGCCTTAATTGCCACTATTTCTAATTGGAAAAACGATTTGCTTTCACCTGAAATGGTCATTTCTCGTGTGCGTGATGAACGTGAGCGGGTGTTTTCGCATTTTTATCAACTCTACCAAAATCAGCTTAAGGCTTATAATGCGTTGGATTTTGATGATTTGATTATGTTGCCGGTGTTGCTGTTTCGCCAATTTCCCGAAGCAAAATCTCGTTGGCAACAGAAAATTCGCTATTTGTTAGTTGATGAATATCAAGACACCAACACCAGCCAATATGAGCTGATTAAACTGATTGTCGGCAACGAGCCAAACTTTACGGTCGTGGGCGATGATGACCAATCCATTTATTCGTGGCGTGGGGCGAAGCCTGAAAATATGCAACGGTTACGGGAAGATTTTGATTTGCAAGTGATTAAACTTGAGCAAAATTACCGTTCCAGCCAGCGGATTCTGCATTGTGCCAATATTCTGATTGATAATAACGATCACTTGTTTAGCAAGCGGCTGTTTTCAGAACTGGGGCAAGGGGAAAAATTACAGGTCATTGAGGCAAAAAATGAGGAACACGAAGCGGAACGCATTGTGGGCGAGCTGATTGCCCATCGTTTCTCGAAAAAGACCAAATACAAAGATTATGCAATTTTGTATCGAGGCAACCATCAATCCCGCTTGTTGGAAAAATTGCTAATGCAAAACCGCATTCCGTATAAAATTTCGGGTGGTACGTCATTTTTTGCTCGAGCGGAAATCAAAGATATGATGGCGTATCTGCGGTTGGTAGTGAATCAAGACGATGATGCAGCTTTCTTGCGTATTGTGAATACGCCGAAACGGGAAATTGGGGCTGCAACGCTAGAAAAATTAGGCATACTTGCTAATGAAAAGCAGATCAGTTTGTTTGAGGCGATTTTTGATTTTGAACTCATACAACGCCTCATGCCAAAGCCTTACCAAGCCTTACAGGATTTTGCCCGCTGGATTGTGGAAATTGCCGATCAAGCCGATAGATCCGATCCGATTGAAGCAGTAAAAGATCTGTTGGCGAAAATTCAGTATGAAGCCTATTTGTATGAAATGGCGGCGAACCCAAAAGTAGCGGAAATGCAAAGCCGTAATGTGCAGACCTTGTTTGAATGGGTGCAAGCGATGTTAGAGGGCGATGAAATAGAGCCTCCGATGAATTTGGTGCAAGTGGTAAACCGTTTAACCTTGCGAGATATGCTTGAACGTGGCGAAGAGGACGATGAAGCTGACCAAGTCCAACTAATGACACTGCACGCCTCAAAAGGGTTGGAGTTTCCGCACGTTTTTTTAATCGGTATGGAAGAGGGGATTTTACCGCACCAAACCAGCCTTGATGAAGACAATGTGGAAGAAGAACGGCGTTTGGCTTATGTCGGCATTACCCGAGCCCAACAAACGCTCACGTTTTCACTGTGTAAAGAACGCCGCCAATATGGCGAAATCATCAAACCTGAGCCGAGCCGTTTTTTACTGGAATTACCGCAAGACGATGTAGTGTGGGAAAGTGAAAAACCGAGAATGACTGAACAGGAAAAAGAGGCGAAATCTTCAGCCAATATTGCGAATTTAATGGCGATGTTGAAGGCGAATAAGAAATAA
- the gsiA_8 gene encoding Glutathione import ATP-binding protein GsiA — translation MELLAVNNLDVYLKTDEELVHAVRNVSFSIEKGQTLAIVGESGSGKSVTSMAIMQLLPKNIVSFGECSSIIFEEQNLLTLSEKAMQAVRGDRIGMIFQEPMTSLNPYMPIGKQVAEAVQTHNPQISNAEAEKMVLETLQKVKIPDAEKKMICYPHEFSGGQLQRIMIAMAIINKPDLLIADEPTTALDVTTQAEILDLMHDLQRDMGMAIILISHDLRLVHKYSDLVCVMQNGEIIERGETETVFTNPQHPYTMELLTPIPTNLKGELPPNAPTLIQGEHIKVDYILKRSLFGKPKKVFNALKDISLHLKTGETLGIVGESGSGKSTLGRAIMQILDYRGNITFAGKNMANLNKAERQALKKDMQMVFQDPFNSLSPRLTVGEIIAEGLTVHCPQMSKAERREKVMKMLEEVNLNPAMINRYPHEFSGGQRQRIAIARAIILEPKFVLLDEPTSALDRSTQITVIELLNRLQKKYGLSYIFISHDLAVIKALSDRVIVMSQGEIVESGDVTQIFENPQQEYTKRLILASNV, via the coding sequence ATGGAATTATTAGCAGTAAATAATCTCGATGTTTATTTAAAAACGGACGAAGAATTAGTTCACGCAGTGCGTAATGTCTCGTTCTCGATTGAAAAAGGGCAAACCCTTGCGATTGTGGGGGAATCGGGTTCGGGTAAATCCGTTACTTCAATGGCAATTATGCAGTTATTGCCTAAAAATATCGTCTCATTCGGTGAATGCTCAAGCATCATTTTTGAAGAACAAAACTTGCTTACTCTATCTGAAAAAGCAATGCAAGCCGTTCGTGGGGATCGTATCGGTATGATTTTCCAAGAGCCAATGACCTCGCTGAACCCTTATATGCCGATTGGCAAGCAGGTTGCCGAGGCGGTGCAAACCCATAATCCGCAAATCAGCAATGCCGAAGCGGAAAAAATGGTGTTGGAAACTTTGCAAAAAGTAAAAATTCCCGATGCGGAAAAGAAAATGATCTGCTATCCGCACGAATTTTCCGGCGGTCAGCTCCAACGAATTATGATTGCGATGGCAATTATCAATAAACCCGATTTATTGATTGCCGATGAGCCAACCACTGCCCTTGATGTGACAACCCAAGCAGAAATTTTGGATTTAATGCACGACTTACAGCGTGATATGGGAATGGCGATTATCTTAATTTCCCACGATTTACGCTTGGTACATAAATACAGTGACTTGGTCTGCGTGATGCAAAACGGCGAAATTATTGAACGTGGTGAAACGGAAACTGTGTTCACTAATCCGCAGCACCCTTATACGATGGAGCTACTTACCCCGATTCCGACCAACTTAAAAGGGGAATTACCGCCAAATGCACCAACCTTGATTCAGGGTGAGCATATTAAGGTAGATTATATTCTAAAACGCTCGCTATTCGGCAAGCCGAAAAAGGTGTTCAATGCGTTAAAAGATATTTCACTTCATCTTAAAACCGGCGAAACGCTTGGGATTGTAGGCGAATCCGGCTCTGGGAAATCTACCCTCGGACGTGCCATTATGCAGATTTTGGATTATCGAGGAAACATTACGTTTGCAGGTAAGAATATGGCTAATCTTAATAAAGCCGAACGTCAAGCCCTGAAAAAAGATATGCAAATGGTATTCCAAGACCCGTTCAACTCACTTTCACCTCGCTTAACAGTAGGGGAAATTATTGCCGAAGGCTTAACTGTACATTGCCCTCAAATGAGCAAAGCCGAACGCCGAGAGAAAGTAATGAAAATGTTGGAAGAGGTTAATCTCAACCCTGCAATGATTAACCGCTATCCGCACGAATTTTCGGGCGGACAACGCCAACGGATTGCAATTGCCCGAGCCATTATTTTAGAGCCAAAATTTGTATTGCTTGATGAGCCAACCTCAGCACTCGACCGCTCTACCCAGATCACCGTGATTGAATTGCTTAACCGCTTACAGAAAAAATACGGCTTAAGTTATATTTTCATCAGCCACGATTTGGCGGTAATCAAAGCACTCAGTGACCGAGTGATTGTAATGAGCCAAGGTGAGATTGTGGAAAGCGGTGATGTCACTCAAATTTTTGAAAATCCACAACAAGAATACACCAAGCGGTTGATTTTAGCCTCTAACGTGTAG
- the potB gene encoding Spermidine/putrescine transport system permease protein PotB, translating into MKANNKFQNGAVATIFGWLLLFVLVPNVLVLIISFLTENRQSQYFVDFAFSFDAYKSLFNDTYAAVLWNSLYMAGIATFFCLIIGYPFAFFIAKMPERIRPFLLFLVVLPFWTNSLIRIYGIKIFLGVKGFLNESLMALGIISEPMRLLNSEIAIIIGLVYILLPFMILPLYSSIEKIDNRLLEAAKDLGANAFQRFIKVTIPLTMPGIVAGCLLVLLPAMGMFYVADLLGGGKTPLVGNIIKSLFLNTNQFALGSAVSIALTILMALMLYVYYRANKLLNKKVELE; encoded by the coding sequence ATGAAGGCGAATAACAAATTCCAAAATGGTGCGGTCGCAACTATTTTCGGTTGGTTATTACTTTTCGTATTAGTGCCGAACGTACTCGTTTTAATCATCAGCTTCTTAACAGAAAACCGTCAAAGTCAGTATTTTGTGGACTTTGCATTTAGTTTTGATGCTTATAAATCACTGTTTAATGACACCTATGCAGCAGTATTGTGGAACTCGCTATATATGGCGGGCATTGCCACCTTTTTCTGTTTGATCATCGGCTATCCCTTTGCATTTTTTATTGCCAAAATGCCGGAAAGAATTCGTCCGTTTTTACTGTTTTTAGTAGTTCTACCGTTTTGGACTAACTCACTGATTCGTATTTATGGCATTAAGATTTTCTTAGGCGTAAAAGGCTTTTTAAATGAAAGCTTGATGGCTTTAGGTATCATCAGCGAGCCAATGCGTTTATTAAACTCAGAAATCGCGATTATCATTGGTTTAGTTTACATTCTATTACCTTTTATGATTCTGCCACTTTATTCATCAATCGAGAAAATTGATAACCGCTTATTAGAAGCTGCAAAAGACTTAGGTGCGAATGCTTTCCAGCGTTTTATTAAAGTGACTATTCCATTAACAATGCCGGGCATTGTCGCTGGTTGTTTATTAGTATTACTTCCGGCAATGGGTATGTTCTATGTGGCAGATTTATTAGGTGGAGGTAAAACACCGTTAGTAGGTAACATTATTAAGAGCTTGTTCTTAAATACCAACCAATTTGCTTTAGGTTCAGCAGTAAGTATCGCATTGACTATCTTAATGGCATTAATGCTTTATGTTTACTATCGTGCAAATAAATTATTAAATAAAAAGGTGGAGCTTGAATAA
- the potA_2 gene encoding Spermidine/putrescine import ATP-binding protein PotA, producing the protein MEKVEQKAIIELKNVTKSYGSKTILKNLNLTINDGEFLTILGPSGCGKTTALRLIAGFEDLTEGSIILDGQDVSNVPAEQRPVNTVFQSYALFPHMTIFENVAFGLRMQKVPNSEIEPRVMEALRMVRLEDRAQQKPAQLSGGQQQRIAIARAVVNKPKVLLLDESLSALDYKLRKEMQNELKALQRQLGITFIFVTHDQEEALTMSDRIIVMNAGKIAQDGTPREIYEEPSNLFVARFIGEINVFDATVIERVDATNVKANVEGRICNIKVEDLEVQPNQKLKVLLRPEDIVIEELDENESSKAIIGHIIDRNYKGMTLESSVRLDHNGMNVLVSEFFNEDDPNIDHEVGQKVALTWYEGWEVVLNDEGE; encoded by the coding sequence ATGGAAAAAGTAGAACAGAAAGCTATCATTGAGCTTAAAAATGTAACAAAAAGCTACGGTAGTAAAACGATTCTTAAAAATTTAAATTTAACCATTAACGATGGTGAATTTTTAACAATTTTAGGCCCTTCCGGTTGTGGTAAAACAACTGCGTTACGTTTAATTGCCGGTTTTGAAGATTTAACTGAGGGTTCAATTATTCTTGATGGGCAAGATGTTTCTAACGTTCCGGCAGAGCAACGCCCGGTAAATACCGTGTTCCAAAGCTATGCTCTTTTCCCACATATGACTATTTTTGAAAACGTGGCTTTCGGGTTGCGTATGCAAAAAGTACCAAATTCAGAAATTGAGCCACGTGTTATGGAAGCATTACGTATGGTGCGTTTAGAAGATCGTGCTCAACAAAAACCAGCTCAGCTTTCCGGTGGTCAGCAACAACGTATTGCAATTGCCCGTGCGGTGGTAAATAAACCGAAAGTATTGTTGTTAGACGAATCGCTTTCTGCGTTAGATTATAAATTGCGTAAAGAGATGCAAAATGAATTAAAAGCATTGCAACGTCAATTAGGCATTACCTTTATTTTTGTGACCCACGATCAGGAAGAAGCCTTAACCATGTCTGATCGTATTATCGTAATGAACGCTGGTAAAATCGCTCAAGACGGTACACCACGTGAGATTTACGAAGAGCCAAGTAACTTATTTGTAGCTCGTTTCATCGGCGAAATTAACGTTTTTGATGCAACTGTAATTGAGCGTGTTGATGCAACTAATGTAAAAGCAAACGTAGAAGGTCGCATTTGCAATATCAAAGTGGAAGATTTAGAGGTTCAGCCGAACCAAAAATTAAAAGTATTGTTACGCCCTGAAGATATTGTGATTGAGGAGTTAGACGAAAACGAAAGCTCGAAAGCAATTATCGGTCATATTATCGACCGTAACTACAAAGGTATGACATTAGAGTCTAGCGTGAGATTAGATCATAACGGTATGAATGTATTGGTTAGCGAGTTCTTCAATGAAGACGATCCGAACATTGACCACGAAGTGGGACAAAAAGTTGCTCTTACTTGGTATGAAGGCTGGGAGGTTGTGTTAAACGATGAAGGCGAATAA
- the ydcV gene encoding Inner membrane ABC transporter permease protein ydcV — translation MKKMFRNLFMLVVFAYLYIPIIILVINSFNEDRFGLNWKGFTWNWYERLFSNDTLVQATVNSLTIAFFAATFSTILGALTSIALYRYRFRGKKLVGGMLFVVMMSPDIVMAVSMLVLFMILGIKLGFISLLIAHITFCLPYVVIAISSRLSDFDGKMLEAAKDLGASEVTILRKIILPLALPSIISGWLLSFTISLDDVIVSSFVTSPSYEVLPLKIFSLVKTGVTPEVNALATIMIIFSLTLVVLSQLVVKKKV, via the coding sequence ATGAAAAAGATGTTTAGAAACCTTTTTATGTTGGTTGTTTTTGCATACCTCTATATTCCAATTATCATTTTAGTGATCAATTCCTTTAATGAAGACCGCTTTGGCTTAAATTGGAAAGGCTTTACTTGGAACTGGTATGAGCGTTTATTCAGTAATGATACGCTTGTACAAGCAACAGTGAACTCATTAACTATTGCGTTCTTTGCAGCAACATTTTCAACCATTTTAGGGGCATTAACCTCTATTGCGCTTTACCGTTACCGTTTCCGTGGTAAAAAGCTAGTGGGTGGAATGTTATTCGTGGTAATGATGTCACCTGATATTGTAATGGCGGTATCAATGTTAGTGCTATTTATGATTTTAGGCATTAAATTAGGCTTTATTTCGCTGTTAATTGCACATATTACTTTCTGTTTGCCTTATGTGGTAATTGCAATTTCATCACGCTTAAGCGATTTTGACGGAAAAATGCTAGAAGCAGCAAAAGACCTAGGTGCAAGTGAAGTAACCATTTTGCGTAAAATTATTTTACCATTAGCATTGCCTTCGATTATTTCAGGCTGGTTGTTGAGCTTTACGATTTCGTTAGATGACGTTATTGTTTCATCTTTCGTGACAAGCCCAAGTTATGAAGTTTTACCATTGAAAATCTTCTCATTGGTTAAAACAGGGGTAACACCTGAAGTGAATGCTCTTGCAACTATTATGATTATTTTCTCATTAACATTGGTGGTATTAAGCCAATTAGTAGTGAAGAAAAAAGTCTAA
- the oppB gene encoding Oligopeptide transport system permease protein oppB — MLKFIFKRLLEAIPTLLILITFSFFLMRLAPGSPFTSEKAYPPEVMANIEAKYHLNEPLYKQYFLYMENLSKGDFGPSFKYKDQSVNDLIASAFPVSIKLGITAFIFAVLIGLTAGTIAALKQNSKWDYLVMGFSMTGIIIPSFVFAPLLVLVFAIYLKWLPAGGWNGGQLYYMVLPVLSLTISYVAGIARITRGSMIEVLHSNFIRTAKAKGLPMRKIIFKHALRPALLPVITYLGPAFVGIITGSMVIESVFGLPGIGQLFVNGALNRDYSLVLSLTILVGTLTILFNAIVDILYAVIDPKIRYS; from the coding sequence ATGCTGAAGTTTATTTTTAAACGTCTTCTTGAGGCGATTCCAACCCTACTAATTCTGATTACCTTTTCCTTTTTCCTGATGCGGCTTGCCCCCGGTAGCCCTTTTACCAGTGAGAAAGCCTACCCGCCGGAAGTAATGGCAAATATCGAGGCAAAATATCACCTGAATGAACCGCTTTATAAGCAGTATTTTCTGTATATGGAAAATCTGTCAAAAGGTGATTTCGGGCCGTCTTTTAAATATAAAGATCAATCGGTTAATGACCTGATTGCCTCTGCTTTTCCTGTTTCGATCAAACTGGGCATTACTGCCTTTATTTTTGCAGTGCTTATCGGTTTAACCGCTGGCACGATTGCTGCCCTTAAGCAAAATAGCAAATGGGACTATTTGGTGATGGGCTTTTCAATGACGGGCATTATTATCCCTAGCTTTGTATTCGCTCCACTTTTGGTACTCGTGTTTGCAATTTATCTCAAATGGTTGCCTGCCGGTGGTTGGAACGGTGGTCAGCTCTATTATATGGTTTTACCGGTTCTCTCTTTAACCATTAGCTATGTTGCCGGCATTGCCCGTATCACGCGTGGTTCAATGATTGAAGTATTGCACTCTAACTTTATTCGTACTGCAAAGGCAAAAGGCTTGCCAATGCGTAAAATTATTTTCAAACACGCTTTGCGTCCTGCACTGTTGCCTGTGATCACTTATTTAGGCCCGGCTTTTGTTGGGATTATTACCGGTTCAATGGTAATTGAAAGTGTGTTCGGCTTACCGGGGATCGGGCAGTTATTCGTAAACGGAGCATTAAATCGTGACTATTCATTAGTGTTAAGCCTAACCATATTGGTAGGCACGCTCACGATTTTATTTAATGCGATTGTTGATATTTTATATGCGGTCATCGACCCGAAAATTCGTTATTCATAG